The proteins below are encoded in one region of Ricinus communis isolate WT05 ecotype wild-type chromosome 6, ASM1957865v1, whole genome shotgun sequence:
- the LOC107260811 gene encoding zinc finger A20 and AN1 domain-containing stress-associated protein 8-like — MEHNETVMEHNETGCQVPPEAPKLCANGCGFFGTAATMNLCSKCHKDFILNQEKARLALSSPVCIMDGSSSNTGNEPVALDLQASSAESMLSSTLASSDSVLNTDSDTVVKATPNRCGTCRKRIGLTGFNCRCGNVFCSLHRYSDKHDCTHDYQTAARDAIAKANPIVKAEKLDKI; from the coding sequence ATGGAGCACAATGAGACAGTGATGGAGCACAATGAGACAGGATGCCAAGTTCCTCCTGAAGCTCCAAAGCTTTGTGCCAATGGATGTGGATTTTTTGGAACTGCAGCTACCATGAACTTGTGTTCCAAGTGCCACAAGGACTTCATATTGAATCAAGAGAAGGCTAGACTTGCTTTGTCATCTCCTGTGTGTATTATGGATGGGAGCTCCAGCAACACTGGGAATGAGCCTGTTGCCCTAGATCTGCAAGCTAGTTCAGCAGAGTCTATGCTCAGCTCAACGCTGGCATCTTCGGACTCGGTTCTGAACACAGATAGTGATACAGTGGTGAAAGCAACTCCAAATAGGTGCGGCACTTGCAGGAAACGCATTGGTTTAACTGGCTTTAATTGTCGATGCGGAAACGTATTCTGTTCACTTCATCGCTACTCGGACAAACATGATTGTACCCATGATTATCAAACTGCTGCGCGGGATGCTATAGCCAAGGCCAACCCAATTGTCAAGGCTGAAAAGCTGGATAAAATCTGA